The Bacillota bacterium genome has a window encoding:
- a CDS encoding arsenate reductase family protein → MNIQIFGTKKCRDTRKAERYFKERAIPYHFVDLTIRGLSKGELDRVKALVGLENLIDTAGKEYAGRNLRYIVHDVEEALLAHPLLFKTPIVRNGPKATVGYRPEIWRGWS, encoded by the coding sequence GTGAACATCCAGATATTCGGCACAAAAAAATGCCGGGACACCAGGAAGGCCGAGCGGTATTTCAAGGAAAGGGCCATCCCCTATCATTTTGTGGACCTGACAATACGCGGCCTCAGTAAGGGCGAGTTGGACAGGGTCAAGGCGTTGGTGGGCCTGGAAAACCTCATCGACACGGCGGGAAAGGAATACGCCGGACGCAACCTGAGGTATATCGTCCACGACGTGGAAGAGGCGCTGCTGGCGCACCCGCTGCTGTTCAAAACCCCGATTGTGCGAAACGGGCCCAAAGCCACGGTCGGCTACCGCCCGGAGATCTGGCGCGGCTGGAGTTGA
- a CDS encoding AraC family transcriptional regulator: MSDFESSREYLLEDYRARINRVIDYIESNVGSDLTLDKLASVANFSKFHFHRIFFSFVEETLFRFIQRIRVEKAAFLLLADPGKSVTEIAYECGFENPSSFARSFKNHFGVSATDWRKTKPGPGGNPGKTESNQRQAHGNRRQATAPPSMYAEYTGKSQIWRVVVMNNETRTVEVKELPETTVAYVRYVGPYKGDVQLFDRLFGKLCGWAGARNLLNRETKAIIIYHDNPEITEENKLRMSVCVTVPEGTPVDGEIGKMAIPGGRYALARFELAGDEFQEAWNWVYGTWLPSSGYIPDDRPCFELYHGDCNSNPNGKFILDICVPVKPR; the protein is encoded by the coding sequence ATGAGTGATTTTGAATCTTCCCGTGAATACCTGCTGGAAGATTACCGTGCGCGGATCAACCGGGTGATCGATTACATCGAGTCGAACGTCGGGAGCGACCTGACGCTCGACAAGCTTGCGTCGGTGGCGAACTTCTCCAAGTTTCACTTTCACCGTATTTTCTTCTCTTTTGTCGAGGAGACGCTTTTCCGCTTCATTCAACGTATCCGGGTCGAGAAAGCCGCGTTCCTGCTCCTTGCCGATCCGGGAAAATCGGTAACGGAGATCGCTTACGAGTGCGGTTTTGAGAATCCGTCGTCTTTCGCCAGGAGTTTTAAGAATCACTTCGGCGTGTCCGCCACCGACTGGCGGAAGACCAAACCGGGACCGGGCGGCAATCCCGGCAAAACGGAAAGCAATCAGCGGCAAGCGCACGGCAACCGCCGTCAAGCAACCGCCCCGCCCTCCATGTATGCTGAGTATACCGGCAAATCACAAATATGGAGGGTGGTTGTTATGAACAACGAAACTCGTACGGTGGAAGTGAAGGAGCTTCCGGAAACAACAGTAGCCTACGTGAGGTATGTAGGACCGTACAAAGGGGACGTCCAGTTGTTCGACAGGCTGTTCGGGAAGCTCTGCGGCTGGGCGGGGGCGCGGAACCTTTTAAACCGGGAGACCAAAGCGATAATCATCTATCACGACAACCCGGAAATCACCGAAGAGAACAAACTCCGCATGAGCGTCTGTGTCACGGTGCCCGAAGGCACCCCCGTGGACGGTGAGATAGGGAAGATGGCGATACCCGGGGGACGGTACGCTCTTGCCAGGTTCGAACTGGCGGGGGACGAGTTTCAGGAGGCCTGGAACTGGGTGTACGGGACCTGGCTGCCGTCGAGCGGTTATATTCCGGACGACCGCCCGTGTTTCGAGCTGTACCACGGGGACTGCAACAGCAACCCTAACGGCAAGTTCATCCTGGACATCTGCGTTCCCGTGAAACCGCGGTGA
- a CDS encoding type II CAAX endopeptidase family protein has product MELKQSEQFPVVPWTIRDIWLGMACLVLLMVGASLTVVLSVGLNSGLLLGLMELSLLVPVGYFALWKYKGGWGSLGLGGFTGRAVGLGYGLFLLSYVFNVVYSLLLSHFHLRMQTSLAPLFSGFSFPWWLLVVGVVVAPVVEEIFFRGFVFGGMRKKYGWRKAALISSAFFAVIHLEWTAFLPIFILGCFFAYLYHRSNSIWPAILVHASTNAWAMGAAYWAAKTGIPGLK; this is encoded by the coding sequence ATGGAGTTAAAGCAGTCTGAACAATTTCCTGTCGTTCCGTGGACGATCCGGGACATCTGGCTGGGGATGGCCTGTCTGGTGTTATTGATGGTCGGCGCTTCCTTGACCGTCGTGCTGAGCGTTGGACTGAATTCAGGCTTGCTGCTCGGTCTAATGGAACTGTCATTATTGGTGCCGGTGGGGTATTTCGCCTTGTGGAAATACAAGGGCGGATGGGGATCGCTGGGCCTAGGCGGGTTTACGGGGCGGGCGGTCGGACTGGGGTACGGCCTGTTCTTGCTTTCGTACGTTTTTAACGTTGTTTACAGCCTGCTTTTATCCCACTTTCACCTGAGAATGCAGACGAGTTTGGCCCCGCTTTTCAGCGGGTTTTCATTCCCCTGGTGGCTGTTGGTTGTGGGCGTCGTGGTGGCCCCGGTGGTGGAGGAGATCTTCTTCAGGGGATTCGTTTTCGGCGGAATGCGCAAAAAATACGGCTGGCGGAAGGCGGCTCTGATCAGTTCCGCGTTCTTTGCCGTAATCCACCTGGAATGGACAGCTTTTCTCCCTATTTTTATCCTGGGCTGCTTTTTCGCGTACCTCTATCACCGCAGCAACTCGATCTGGCCGGCCATCCTGGTGCACGCCTCGACAAACGCCTGGGCGATGGGGGCGGCGTACTGGGCCGCCAAGACGGGGATTCCCGGATTGAAGTAA
- a CDS encoding DUF3307 domain-containing protein, whose protein sequence is MTFFWLAVLAHVFTDFVLQTDRLAAMKAEMKPGAYLKHGLALMLCTFVATHVYGPGPALAFSAAAALVHILIDYLKNLIPVLQRPPGTSAGRTTNTVCLFLDQALHLYALYLLWFIFSRAFTISPCSSVFEFYAVFFPTLRLPDCFAALGYGAGNCVISAVICLYVLFGGVVIVRMQLDHLNIEKSESPAPSTGRYIGILERAVILILIMYDAVTAVGFVLAVKSIARFKQLEDRAFAEYYLVGTLISTLTAVAGGFALRALWR, encoded by the coding sequence GTGACGTTTTTCTGGCTGGCCGTTCTTGCCCACGTTTTTACGGATTTCGTGCTGCAAACCGACCGTCTGGCGGCAATGAAGGCGGAAATGAAGCCGGGGGCGTACCTGAAGCACGGTTTGGCGCTGATGCTGTGCACCTTCGTCGCCACCCATGTTTACGGTCCCGGTCCGGCACTTGCCTTCTCGGCGGCGGCCGCGTTGGTTCACATACTGATTGACTATCTGAAGAACCTTATCCCGGTTCTGCAGCGGCCACCCGGGACGAGCGCCGGCAGAACAACCAACACCGTCTGTCTCTTCCTGGACCAGGCCCTGCACCTTTACGCCCTGTACCTGCTCTGGTTTATTTTCAGCAGGGCGTTCACCATCTCACCCTGCTCTTCCGTTTTCGAGTTTTACGCCGTTTTCTTCCCCACTCTGCGGTTGCCGGACTGTTTTGCGGCACTAGGCTACGGCGCCGGCAACTGCGTCATCAGCGCCGTCATTTGTCTGTACGTCCTTTTCGGGGGGGTCGTTATCGTCAGGATGCAGCTTGATCACCTGAACATCGAGAAAAGTGAAAGCCCGGCGCCGAGCACCGGACGGTATATCGGTATCCTGGAAAGGGCGGTTATCCTCATTCTGATCATGTATGACGCGGTTACCGCGGTCGGGTTTGTCCTGGCGGTCAAATCCATAGCGCGGTTCAAACAACTCGAAGACCGGGCGTTTGCGGAATACTACCTGGTCGGCACCCTTATCAGCACGCTGACAGCGGTCGCCGGGGGGTTCGCGCTGAGAGCCCTCTGGCGTTAG
- a CDS encoding RibD family protein — protein MLPRVIVFNAVSVDGRIDWFTPDIGRFYELASRWREDATLAGSGTLLSAVQEAPEEKEGAFEPQEDPGDRRPLLVVPDSRGRVKNWDYWRKQPYWRSVVVLCSRSTPASYLDYLRRRRIEHVITGDDQADLRAALAELRARYGVETVRVDSGGTLNGVMLRAGLVDEVSVLIHPSLVGGMTPRSMFRAPDLNSPEGVLQLRLTGVEEMPGGVVWLRYNVTR, from the coding sequence ATGTTGCCGCGTGTTATTGTATTCAATGCAGTAAGCGTCGACGGTCGCATAGACTGGTTCACACCCGACATCGGCCGGTTCTACGAACTGGCGTCGCGCTGGCGGGAAGACGCAACCCTGGCGGGAAGCGGTACGTTATTGAGCGCCGTACAGGAAGCGCCCGAGGAAAAGGAAGGAGCGTTCGAGCCGCAGGAGGATCCGGGAGACCGCCGGCCGCTGCTCGTTGTTCCGGACAGCCGGGGGCGGGTAAAGAACTGGGACTACTGGCGAAAGCAGCCTTACTGGAGGAGCGTGGTGGTCTTATGCTCCCGTTCTACGCCCGCGAGCTATTTGGATTATCTTCGCCGGAGACGCATAGAGCACGTCATCACAGGCGACGATCAGGCGGATTTGCGGGCGGCACTGGCGGAACTCCGCGCGCGGTACGGGGTCGAGACCGTCCGCGTGGACAGCGGGGGCACGCTTAACGGCGTTATGCTCCGCGCAGGCCTGGTGGACGAGGTCAGCGTTCTTATCCATCCAAGTCTTGTGGGGGGCATGACACCGCGTTCCATGTTCCGGGCGCCCGATCTCAACTCGCCGGAAGGGGTGCTGCAGCTTCGATTAACCGGTGTTGAGGAAATGCCTGGCGGTGTCGTCTGGCTGCGGTACAACGTCACGCGATAG
- a CDS encoding SatD family protein gives MQRITVITADVIESKNAGDYKRSLTQKLSELRHPMLLSRFSLSRGDEIQGVLSGWLRAPELIRQLRFACRPLKLRVGIGVGANAGPVDADPWSMDGPAFHLARSALDNEKRNKKPSTCIRTGSAQLDDILYCIWLLIDSRQNRWTDKQWEAVQAYERYRTYEEASKNLHIRLQNVQKRCHAADWHQLKLAEKTLSKLELYADRFNLA, from the coding sequence ATGCAGAGGATTACCGTGATAACGGCCGACGTAATCGAATCAAAGAACGCCGGCGACTACAAGCGATCCTTGACGCAAAAACTGAGCGAACTGCGGCACCCCATGCTGCTGAGCCGTTTCAGCCTGTCGCGGGGCGATGAGATTCAGGGCGTGTTAAGTGGTTGGCTCCGGGCGCCGGAGTTGATAAGGCAGCTCAGATTCGCCTGCCGCCCGCTGAAACTGCGGGTTGGTATCGGCGTCGGCGCGAACGCCGGACCCGTGGACGCCGATCCCTGGAGCATGGACGGACCGGCGTTTCATCTCGCCCGGTCGGCCCTGGATAACGAGAAGAGAAACAAAAAGCCTTCCACCTGCATCCGGACCGGCAGTGCCCAACTCGACGATATCCTTTACTGCATCTGGCTTCTAATCGACTCGCGGCAAAACAGGTGGACGGATAAACAATGGGAAGCGGTGCAGGCCTACGAACGGTATAGAACCTATGAAGAGGCGTCCAAAAACCTTCATATCCGGCTGCAAAACGTTCAGAAGCGCTGTCACGCCGCGGACTGGCATCAGTTGAAGCTGGCCGAAAAGACGCTGTCCAAACTGGAACTATACGCGGACCGTTTTAACCTTGCGTAA
- a CDS encoding multicopper oxidase domain-containing protein yields the protein MPQRLFYNLFATDGFIYLPTDPTGTSPREKVYIFGFVGGLFKTQRINDAGIPTGPEVMVNPEFDTTVPGNLDALRGTAVIPSPKIDIDLGDELYITLTNLGLYLTSPPILDVHTVHIHGAHIATQLDGVPETSFGVPVTPPGSPAISITHFFKPEHPGTYFYHCHQEASEHVQMGMYGALIVYPSFKSLAAAGITKDPHSGRWFYLKKLQKIIPRTATNRNFAYNDINTFYDSDWVILLSDIDSTWHRAVFEQTDFNPVNYKPDWWLINGRAFPDTLLPTTLPAALVPDFGYNIPAGYETYVKVSTGNPARSKLPDKFLLRLSNLSYQPVPFHTHGWMGLVVGKDTHPRVADMRNPAHEMNFTTLVGSGESYDVLYTADDKRPIYGNYIFCGKAGFPSLKEQVATATAQAKAVGTFMGPFPGATDLWVNIVLQSSLGQGNFIPPYNWVPWNYGSDVADNFFFPQFYIAHNHDDYKVTNNGVYPGGQLIFIETDFPGSNYKSDPPVITESPNLCPPKSNP from the coding sequence GTGCCACAAAGACTTTTCTATAATCTGTTCGCCACAGACGGTTTCATTTACCTGCCCACCGATCCCACAGGAACCTCACCCCGTGAAAAAGTGTACATCTTCGGCTTTGTCGGCGGACTTTTTAAAACCCAGCGGATAAACGACGCCGGCATCCCCACAGGGCCTGAGGTAATGGTCAATCCGGAGTTTGACACAACGGTGCCCGGCAATCTGGACGCGCTGAGAGGGACCGCGGTAATCCCCTCGCCGAAGATAGACATTGACTTAGGTGACGAGCTTTACATCACGCTTACCAACCTCGGATTATATCTTACCAGTCCTCCGATACTTGACGTCCATACCGTACACATTCACGGCGCCCACATAGCAACACAATTGGACGGCGTTCCCGAAACATCATTCGGCGTACCTGTGACACCGCCGGGCTCGCCCGCCATCTCAATTACTCATTTCTTTAAACCCGAGCACCCCGGCACTTATTTCTATCACTGCCATCAGGAGGCCTCCGAACATGTGCAAATGGGTATGTACGGCGCGTTGATTGTTTACCCGTCATTCAAGAGCCTTGCCGCCGCGGGAATCACGAAGGACCCCCATTCCGGCCGCTGGTTTTATTTGAAAAAGTTGCAAAAAATAATCCCCCGAACAGCCACAAACCGTAATTTTGCGTACAATGATATAAATACATTTTATGACAGCGATTGGGTAATATTATTATCAGATATCGATTCCACGTGGCACAGGGCGGTGTTTGAGCAAACCGATTTCAATCCGGTGAATTATAAGCCCGATTGGTGGCTGATTAACGGCCGCGCGTTTCCGGACACTTTACTGCCGACCACCCTGCCCGCAGCCCTTGTACCCGATTTCGGTTACAATATCCCCGCAGGGTACGAAACTTACGTAAAGGTTTCTACCGGAAACCCGGCAAGATCTAAACTTCCGGATAAATTTCTGCTCCGTTTAAGCAACCTTAGCTACCAGCCGGTTCCTTTCCACACACATGGGTGGATGGGACTGGTAGTAGGCAAAGATACACACCCTAGGGTGGCCGATATGAGGAATCCAGCTCATGAAATGAATTTCACCACCCTGGTCGGTTCCGGCGAAAGCTATGACGTCCTCTATACCGCTGATGATAAACGCCCCATTTACGGCAATTACATTTTTTGCGGCAAAGCCGGCTTCCCGTCCCTGAAGGAACAGGTTGCCACCGCTACAGCGCAGGCTAAGGCGGTGGGGACCTTTATGGGACCGTTCCCCGGCGCAACCGACCTGTGGGTTAATATTGTCCTGCAAAGCAGTTTGGGCCAGGGCAATTTCATTCCGCCCTACAACTGGGTGCCATGGAACTACGGTTCTGACGTCGCCGATAACTTCTTCTTCCCGCAGTTCTATATAGCTCACAACCATGATGATTATAAGGTTACGAACAACGGTGTTTACCCGGGCGGCCAGTTGATCTTCATCGAAACCGATTTTCCCGGTTCGAATTATAAATCGGATCCTCCCGTGATAACGGAGTCTCCTAATCTCTGCCCACCTAAGTCGAATCCTTAA
- a CDS encoding nitroreductase has product MELIEAIITRRSVRKYKLDQIPDQTIRELLETAVWAPNGMNRQPWVFAVVQDRDLLRRISEKAKGRMLDRVKNSPALGRYNNLMADPNFDVFYGAPTLVLIYGSTDAMTFKYDCSMVALTLMLAAWDRGIGSCWVGFAQYACDTPGIKMELDVPEEYELVAPIILGYPEHPPGKNGRKEPRIVSWVK; this is encoded by the coding sequence GTGGAACTGATTGAAGCTATAATAACACGCAGGAGTGTACGGAAGTATAAGCTCGACCAGATACCGGACCAAACCATCCGGGAGCTGCTTGAAACGGCCGTCTGGGCTCCCAACGGCATGAACCGCCAGCCCTGGGTTTTTGCGGTGGTACAGGACCGGGATTTGCTCCGGCGCATCTCCGAAAAGGCTAAGGGGCGCATGCTGGACAGGGTTAAGAATTCGCCCGCCCTAGGACGCTACAACAATTTAATGGCTGACCCGAACTTTGATGTTTTTTACGGCGCTCCCACCCTCGTTCTGATTTACGGAAGTACCGATGCGATGACTTTTAAATACGACTGCAGTATGGTGGCGCTGACGCTGATGCTGGCGGCCTGGGACAGGGGTATCGGCAGCTGTTGGGTGGGTTTTGCGCAGTATGCCTGCGATACTCCGGGTATTAAGATGGAGCTGGATGTGCCGGAGGAGTACGAGTTGGTGGCGCCGATCATCCTCGGCTATCCGGAACATCCGCCCGGTAAGAACGGGAGGAAGGAACCCCGTATCGTCAGTTGGGTAAAATAA
- a CDS encoding D-isomer specific 2-hydroxyacid dehydrogenase family protein → MPYRAVIICARGEQSFPPDQVKRLRLASDAVFHARLNPLSKEEFIRLCRDADIVAVTRRSVKELGADILGELPALKGLAIYATGYDWVDHYHLAARGVPLSYLPDWAAVSVAEHVMGLMLAMSRRVHLSHDRVRGLVPEGVSLCGWELRGKKLGIIGLGRIGQRVAKLAVAFGMEVYYYDLERKSVTGASYLPLSELLRSCDVISLSASRRYGEPPILTRENIRLIKKGACVINAGRPALADTPALIKAINDGRLVGYAVDETLEDSLLGEIRDYGRVLQTGHTAWYSREAIARGTSRWADNIIALAVDSPINVLNPEG, encoded by the coding sequence TTGCCGTACCGGGCCGTAATCATTTGCGCCAGAGGGGAACAGAGTTTTCCGCCTGACCAGGTTAAAAGGCTCAGGCTTGCTTCGGACGCAGTCTTTCACGCCCGCCTAAATCCCCTGTCGAAAGAGGAATTCATCCGGCTTTGCAGAGACGCCGACATCGTTGCGGTTACCAGGCGCAGCGTCAAAGAACTGGGCGCGGACATTTTAGGCGAACTGCCCGCACTGAAGGGGTTGGCGATATACGCCACCGGTTACGACTGGGTCGACCACTATCACCTTGCCGCCCGCGGAGTGCCCCTCAGCTACCTGCCGGACTGGGCTGCGGTAAGCGTGGCGGAGCACGTCATGGGCTTAATGCTGGCGATGAGCCGCCGCGTCCACCTGAGTCACGACCGTGTAAGGGGGCTCGTGCCGGAAGGCGTCTCCCTCTGCGGCTGGGAACTGCGCGGGAAAAAGCTGGGCATCATCGGTCTGGGGCGCATAGGACAAAGGGTGGCCAAGCTGGCGGTCGCTTTCGGCATGGAGGTGTACTATTACGACCTGGAAAGAAAAAGCGTAACGGGAGCGAGTTACCTTCCCCTGTCCGAACTGCTGCGGAGCTGCGACGTGATTTCCTTGTCCGCGTCGAGAAGATACGGGGAGCCCCCCATTCTGACGCGGGAAAATATCAGGCTTATCAAAAAAGGCGCCTGCGTCATCAACGCGGGAAGGCCCGCGTTGGCGGATACGCCCGCGCTGATTAAGGCGATTAACGACGGACGTCTTGTCGGGTATGCCGTGGACGAAACCCTGGAAGATTCTTTGCTTGGGGAGATCAGGGACTACGGCCGGGTGCTCCAGACCGGGCACACCGCCTGGTACTCAAGAGAAGCGATCGCCAGGGGAACAAGCCGGTGGGCCGATAACATTATCGCTTTGGCCGTAGACAGTCCGATTAACGTTCTCAACCCGGAAGGTTGA
- a CDS encoding agmatine deiminase family protein, which produces MKNRRSIVILASACLLIILTAAACSQKPLKKPGSPNVKDDHSYVFPGEFEKQQAVWMQWPSEVYNAGSDPVNPVMVSVVKGLAPYTRVNLLSRSEEETAEIKNLLKQSGLSGDNVHYYIVDHLSIWARDVGPIFVKNEKGKLNVVDFGFNNYSRDGDPDYIDVESRVDRRTAQLLGLPVVDSKLVSEGGAIESNGRGTLMVTESVALARNPGMSKKQIEDEYKRVLGIKKVIWLKKGLAEDDRITSGHINEVARFANPSTILLAQVLPDDRDASAISQESYRRLEENYGILRDSTDQDGKPFKIIRIPMPPTLYGEASGSGDKPVRSYINYAVTNGAVLFQDFWKPGRPDALKTVEEQVKDTFREVFPGRDIVGIDAENVNRWGGGIHCITQHMPAG; this is translated from the coding sequence ATGAAAAACCGACGTTCAATCGTTATTCTCGCTTCCGCGTGCCTGCTAATAATTCTGACCGCCGCCGCCTGCAGCCAGAAGCCGTTGAAGAAACCGGGCTCTCCGAACGTAAAGGATGACCATTCCTACGTGTTTCCGGGGGAGTTCGAAAAGCAGCAGGCCGTCTGGATGCAGTGGCCGTCGGAAGTCTACAACGCCGGCAGCGACCCGGTCAACCCGGTCATGGTAAGTGTCGTAAAGGGGCTTGCTCCTTATACAAGGGTCAACCTCCTGTCGCGGAGCGAGGAAGAAACGGCGGAGATTAAGAATCTGCTGAAACAAAGCGGCCTCTCCGGGGACAACGTCCACTATTACATCGTCGACCATCTGTCCATCTGGGCCAGGGATGTCGGGCCGATCTTCGTCAAAAACGAAAAGGGTAAGCTCAACGTGGTGGATTTCGGTTTCAACAACTACAGCAGGGACGGCGACCCGGACTATATCGACGTGGAAAGCCGGGTGGACAGGCGGACCGCCCAACTGCTCGGGCTACCGGTGGTCGACTCGAAGCTGGTCTCCGAGGGCGGCGCGATAGAGTCAAACGGCAGGGGCACGCTGATGGTTACCGAATCGGTCGCGCTCGCACGCAACCCGGGGATGAGCAAAAAGCAGATCGAAGACGAGTACAAAAGGGTCCTCGGGATAAAGAAAGTGATATGGCTCAAAAAAGGTCTTGCCGAGGACGACCGGATAACAAGCGGGCATATTAATGAAGTGGCCCGTTTTGCAAATCCTAGTACGATCCTGCTGGCGCAGGTCCTGCCGGATGACAGGGATGCCAGCGCCATCTCACAAGAATCATACAGGCGCCTTGAAGAGAACTACGGGATACTGCGCGACTCGACCGACCAGGACGGAAAGCCGTTCAAGATCATCAGGATCCCGATGCCGCCCACGCTGTACGGGGAGGCAAGCGGTTCGGGCGATAAACCCGTGCGCAGCTATATCAACTACGCCGTCACCAACGGGGCGGTGCTGTTCCAGGATTTCTGGAAACCGGGGCGTCCGGACGCGCTGAAAACTGTGGAGGAGCAGGTGAAGGATACCTTCCGGGAGGTGTTCCCCGGACGCGATATCGTCGGCATCGACGCGGAAAACGTTAACCGGTGGGGCGGCGGGATCCACTGCATAACGCAGCACATGCCGGCGGGTTGA